From the Candidatus Zixiibacteriota bacterium genome, the window TATTCTCTTCCGGGAAATGCCGTCGAATCTTCTCCCATTGGGCATCGCTTAACGTGATCGCCATGACGAAATATCGCCACGCTCTTCACGATGACAAATCAAAAACTGATTTTGAGATAGGTTCTAGGAACCGTCGTCGACCTCTATATACGCTATATCCAACTCGTTCCCCCTGGTCATTTGAATATCGCAGCTTTGGCAGTGGGGGCAGACAAACACGCACTCCTGCACCTCGAAATCCTTCCCGCAATCCCGGCACCGCCCCTGGCAGGGGATGCGGTCGATCTTTAGCTTTGTCGCAGCCAACGCGGTCTCGCGGGTCAAGATCTCAAACCCGAACTCCAGGGCGTCCGGCACAATGTCCGTCAGCGCCCCCACCCGCACCGCCACCGTGGCCACGGAACTGAGGCCCCGCCGCTGCATTTCGGCTAGGACGGCGTTCACGATATTGTCGGCGACAGCGAGTTCGTGCATGGGTTAATCTAAATCCTCGCTGTCAATATAGCCGCCAGGTCTAGATGCAACAAGCCGTTCCGAGTATAGATATGTACTGTTGCTGTGAAACAAGCACCACGCCGCAACGGTTTTACATAGCACACACGGCGGACCGCCATGTCCGCCACAAATCGATCAGGAGAATTGTGTGAAGCAGTTGATTCGCTCAGCGACTATAGGACTTACGATTATGGCTGCCCAGTCGATCCGCGCCGACCGCCAGCCTACCAAACCGAATGACCCCAACGTCGCGAGGACCAGTGTGACCGCGAAGGTCATCGCCGATGAGGGCAAGCCATCGCCGCCATTCGCCAGCAAAGGAGACAGCGCCATGTCAGCCAACGATTACCGGACTATTCCGTTCAAAACCATCACCGGCCACGATTCCAGCCTGGCCGCATTCAAGGGGAAAGTGGTTTTGGTAGTGAATGTCGCCAGCGAGTGCGGCTACACGCCGCAATACGAGGGACTCCAAAAACTGTATCAGACCTACAAGGACAAGGGGCTGGTGGTAGTCGGGTTTCCGGCGAACAACTTTGGCGCCCAGGAACCCGGCACCAACGAACAGATTCTCAACTTCTGCCAAACCAAGTACCACGTCACATTTCCCATGATGGCCAAGATTAGCGTGAAGGGAACGGACAAGCACCCCCTGTTTCAATATCTCACCGAGCAGTCCCCCATCGAAGGGGAGATCAAGTGGAATTTCAGTAAGTTCCTTCTGGACAAAGATGGTAACCTTGTGGCGCGCTTCGATTCTGCGGTCAAACCTGATGCCCCGGAGTTGACTTCCCGCATAGAGTCCCTATTATAGCCTCGTATTCCGCCTCCCGTTGAGGGTGCGGCCTCTCTCGCTTCTCAGCGGATGCGCGACCTTGTGTGAAACCTCGCGTATTAAAGAGCTGTGGTGGTGTAACCTATGTACCGTCTCTTTGTAGCCGTAGACCTCCCGGAAGATGTAAAACAACACCTCGGAGCCATAAGCTGTGGCGTGCCGGGTGCACGCTGGATGGAGCCTGCTCAGCTTCACTTGACGATTCGTTTCATCGGTGAGGTCGATGGGGGTGTATTCCGCGATATTCTCGACTCTCTTCGAGAAGTTCAGGCACACGCGTTTGACCTCACGCTCAAGGGGGTCGGTTTCTTCCCACCGCGAGGTGTGCCGGAAACCATCTGGGTGGGAGTCGAAAAGTCCGAACCGCTGAAACTGCTTCGAAGCCGGGTAGAAGCAGCCCTGGCGCGAGCCGGGGTCGACCGTGACAGCCGCAAATTCGCGCCGCATGTGGCGATCGCCCGCCTCAAAGAGCCCCATGTGGGACGGGTCGCCGGGTATCTGACTGAATATGGCCTTTTCCGGGTGGAACCGTTTCAAGTGGCAGCGTTTACGCTCTATTCAAGTAGTCTCTCCTCATCCGGCGCCATCCACCAGGTCGAAGAAGAATACCCGCTCAACGGCAAAAGGAACTGACTCGTTTGAAAAGTCTTCGCAAGGAGCTTTGGTTCAATATCCCCAGTCGCCGGGGGTTTGTGAACATTACTCCTGATGTACGCAAGGCGATAGCCGAGAGCGGCGTGCGGGAAGGGATCGTACTCGTCAACGCCATGCATATCACCGCGTCGGTGTTTATCAATGACGACGAATCAGGTCTGCATCAGGACTACGACAAATGGCTTGAGAAACTGGCGCCGCATGAGCCGGTCTCAGGTTACCGCCACAACGATACAGGCGAGGATAACGCCGATGCTCACATGAAACGCCAGATCATGGGTCGCGAGGTGGTAGTGGCGATCACCGACGGCCAGTTGGACTTTGGCCCATGGGAGCAGATATTCTACGGCGAGTTTGATGGTCGACGGCGCAAACGGGCGCTGATCAAGATCATCGGCGACTAAGCATGCTCTTTCACTTCCATTACATAGAGGATACCAGATGAACTCACCGAGAATGCGTCGCGTATGCCTGCTTCTCGCGGCAGCGTTACTCACGGCTGCTGTGGCCTTTGCTCAGCCGACACCGCCGGTCGCGAAAATCATTCCGAAGGTAGATACTTCCTTTGGCGATATCCGAACCGACAACTACTACTGGCTTCGTGAAAAGACAAGCCCGGACGTCATCAGCTACCTTGAGGCGGAAAACGCCTACACCGATTCGGTCATGAAACATACCGACCCCCTCCAGAAGAAGCTGTACGACGAGATGCTGGGGCGAATCAAAGAGACCGATCTGACAGTACCGGTCAAGCACGACGACTATTATTACTACAGCCGTACCGAGGAAGGGAAACCGTACTCCATCTATTGCCGCAAGTACAAGAGTCTGGACTCGGCCGAACAGGTGATTCTTGACGTTAACGAATTGGCCAAAGGGCACGATTATCTGGCGGTCGGCGTCCTCGATGTCAGCCCCAATCACCAGATGCTGGCGTACGCGTACGACACGGCCGGCTCGGAACGGCTGGCGCTGCGGTTTAAGGATCTCAAGACCGGCGTCGTGCTGCCTGAAGTGATAGGCAACACCACGTATGAAACCTCGTGGTCCACCGACAACAAGACGCTGTTTTATGTTACGCTCGATGATGCTGCACGCGCATACAAGCTGTGGCGGCACACGCTCGGCGAGGACCCTGCGAAGGATGTGCTGGTATATCACGAACCGGATAGCGCCTTTTCGGTGGGGATCACGCTCTCCAAAGACAAAGCGTTCCTGCTCATGCGACTGACCAGCCTGGTGTCATCCGAGGTTCGCTACGTGGCGGCCGACAAACCAGCCGGTGAATTTAGAACCATCGAGCCGAGACGCCCCCAGGTTGAATACGAAGTCGAGCATATCGACAAGCGGTTCATCATTCGGACCAACGACAATGCACTCAACTTCAGATTGGTGGAAGCTCCGGAAAAAAATCCCTCCCGGAACAGTTGGAAGGATATCCTCCCGCACCGCGATTCGGTCCTGGTGGAGGGAATGGATCTTTTCAAAGAATATCTGGTCGTGTTCGAGCGTCGTAACGGACTGCCGCAACTGCGCGTCAGCCGGTGGAAAGACGGCAATCTGCACTACGTGCAGTTCGATGAGCCGGTGTACAATTTCTACCCGATGGGAAACCCCGATTTCAACAGTCATATCGTGCGCTATAACTATACGTCGCTCGTGACCCCGAGCTCGGTCTACGACTACGACATGACCGCTCGGACGCGTGAATTGAAGAAGCAGCAGGAAGTCCTCGGCGGCTACGATCCCACACAGTACCAGTCCGAGCGGCTGTTCGCGCCGGCCCCCGACGGCAAGCTGGTGCCGATTTCACTGGTATACAAGAAAGGGTTGGAGCGCGACGGCAACAACCCGATGTTGTTATATGGTTACGGCGCCTACGGAATCTCCAGCGACCCGAACTTCTCATCAAACCGGCTCAGTCTGTTTGACCGCGGTTTCATCTATGCCATCGCCCACGTGCGCGGCGGCTCGGAACTGGGACGGCAATGGTACGAGGACGGCAAACTGCTCCACAAGAAGAACGGCTTCACCGATTTCATCGCATGTGCCGATTATCTGATAAGCCAAAAATACACCTCAGAAGAAAAACTGGCCATCAGCGGCGGCAGCGCCGGCGGTCTTCTGATGGGCGCGGTCACCGTCATGCGGCCCGACCTGTTTGCGGTGGTTGTCGCCGACGTGCCGTTCGTGGATGTCATCAACACTATGCTCGACGAGTCGCTCCCACTGACAGTCGAGGAGTTCGAGGAATGGGGGAACCCCAAGGTGGAGGAGTACTACCGCTACATGCGCTCGTACTCGCCGTATGACAATACCGTGCCAAAAGTCTACCCCGCCCTGCTCGCCACCGGTGGGCTGAACGATCCGCGGGTCAGTTACTGGGAGCCTTCTAAATGGGTGGCCAGACTCCGCTCCGTAAAGACCGACAGCAATCGGCTGTTACTCAAGATCAACATGGAGGCGGGACACGGCGGCTTATCCGGGCGCTACGGGCGACTCAAAGAGATCGCCTTTGAATACGCCTTCATCTTTGACATTTTGGGGATCAGACGATAACTGCGCCCGGACAAACGACTATAAGCGAAAACGGTCACCTCACTACGAGGTGACCGTTTGCACACATAATCAAGCGCAGCTATCTACTTTTCCATCATCTGATAAATCCGCCCCTCGAGCTGCAGCAGCTGCCCCGGCGTGGAAGCCAGTTTCACCATGTTGAGAATCTCCATGACACTGGCGACCTCTTCCACCTGCTCGCCGACAAACCAACCGTTGAAATGATAGGTCGCCTGGTCTTTCTCGGCCAAAGCCAATTCGGCGATCTCGTGAATCTGACGAGTCACCAGCTTTTCGTGCTCAAGCGCTGCCTCGATAATCTCCTGTGCCGTAGTGTATTTAGTTTTCGGCTCCGGAAGCGCCGTCAAAACCACTTCGGCTCCCTGGTCCAGAAGGTACCGTGCGATCTTCTCCGCATGCTCACGTTCTTCACCGGCCTGGCGGTAAAACCACTTGGCGAAGATCGGCAGCCCCATCGTCTCGAACGAGTAGGCCATAGCCATGTAGGCCCACGAGGAATAGAATTCGTGTTTGACCTGCTCGTTAAGACGAGCCGCGACTTTCTGCGAAATCATCATGGTATGTATCTCCTTTTTCATGTTAAATGCCCATCGCTATTCTGCAAATATCAACCGACGAGTGCGATTGTGGTTCCCAAGATCGAACCGTACGCGACAAAAATCAAGCGCCAATGAAATCGCCGCTCAATTGAGCATCGAACAATGGCGGACAAATGAAATCCAGTTTCAAGAATGCCTGCCAAATGACACTCCAAGCAGAAGGGACCGGCGTGAACCGGTCCCTTGCTCAACCAAATCGTCCGATGATTATTTCACCAGCAGCATCTTCCGTGACATAACAAAGCTGCCGGTCTGAAAGCGGTACAAATAGATGCCGCTGGCCGCGTTGCTGCCATCCCATGCCACGGAATGCCTTCCAGATTCCATTGGCCCGTCCACCAGCGTTGCAACGTGCTGGCCGAGCACGTTGAACACCTCCAACCGCACGTGTGAAGCGGTAGGAAGCTCAAACCCAATCTCGGTTGACGGGTTAAACGGGTTCGGGAACGCCGCGTTCAGCACCGGGGTCGATGAGGGTGTCTTTGATTGTTCAACTCTGCCCTCCGATTCCACGCAGCCATACAGCAGAATGCCCGCGCCATATACGGCATAGTCAATCAACGCTTGAAGATCGCTGATATCCACCTGACAGTCGGCGTTGACATCGGCATTGTTCGGTTCCGGAAGAGGAACGCCGAAGTGCAGGAATCTTATTACCTGCAACGCATCTGCCCAGTTTACGTAGCAGTCGCCGTTGGCATCGCCGGGCAGACTATCGCAATGAGCCCTGTTGATCACCCGCAACGCAGCCTCCCGGGCATCCGCTATGCCCCATCCGGTAGCGGCATTCCAGCCCGGGTCGTAGCCCTCCAATGGCTTGGCCGTCTGCGTCAGGATGTCGTACAGTGTCGCCGCCGAGAGCGCCGGGTTCGCAGTCTTCATCAGTGCGGCGACACCACTTGTGATCGCAGCCGACATGGAAGTCCCATTCCGCCTGGAATAGCCGTAGTTTGCGGGAATCGTGTCGCTGGGAAACTTGGCGTAGCCGCCAGTGCTCAGAACATCTACGCTTGGTGCAACCATATCCAACCAGGCGCCCCAGTTCTCACCCGCACGTATAGGATGGTGGTCATAGGGGTCTCTAGCCGATCCACTGACCGCGAGTACGAACGGGTAGGCGGCAGGATAGACCACACGCGGGCAATCTACCCCCAACCCGCAATTACCTGCTCCCGCTATGAGCGCAATTTCTTTCTGATAGAATGCCCGTTCAAGCAAGATGTGCAGATCGCGATTGTCGAACGGCCAAAGGCCCCAACTGAAGTTGAGAATATCCACATCACAGGAATCGATCAGATACTTGAGATCGGATACGTAGCGAGTGTGGCCGTGGTCCCTGAGTACCATCTTGGTGCGCGGTGACACGCCAACTATGCCTCGTCCATCCGGAACGGTACTGATTTTCCCGAGTGCCGGAACTGCCGTCTCAGAGGCAGTCGCCCCGCACACACCCGCCACCGCTGTGCCGTGATTGTACGTGCTGTTGAAGGCTGCACTACTCTTGGGAGAAATATTGTACCGGATGTCAGGGTGGTAGGCCGGATTGGTGCCGAAGCCGTCGTCATCGATCCCGATCACCACCTCCTTGTTGTCGGATATCCCCTCACAGACCAGATCCCAGGCACCGAATGCATTGACGCCGCCGCTGTCGTATGGGAACAGGTAATACTGGTTTACCGTCGAGTCATTCCGGTACTGGCACCGTGGCTCGTGCTCTGGTTCAGGTTCCTCAGAGGAACTTGCCGGAATACCGATCTGGAACGCCTCCTGCACGCCATTCACGCCCAGCAGGCTCTCGATGGCGTCTTCCGGCGTGGCCGTACCGGAAAATCCAATATGATAATGTCGAGACAGGTCTCTGAAGAAGACGCCTTCTTCCGTGAACACCGTAAACGTGTCATCCGGGGTGGCGTCGGCCCAGGTCTTGCCGAGCCAGACGATGTCAAGCGAGAAAAACTGGACCAGCATGACGGAATCGATCACTGCTTCTGCCAGCAGACCGCTGTCCACCGGCGCGACAACCTGGCCGCTGACAACGGCACTGTCGACGATGTTCGCCAGGACATACGACTCCGGAGCAACCGGATTAATGTTGGGCCTGAACCAGACCTTGCTCATTTCCAGTGGCAGGCGGGTGGCTGCGGGTAGCACAATCATGCCGATCTCATCAGACAGCCGCAGCAGGTTCAGTGCTGATTGCGGAATGGCCGGCGGCACGCTGCTCCGCCAGCTTTTGAGTCGCTCGGCCTTGTCGCGGACAAAATTGCTGCCCGGTGCAAGACCACTTGCCGCGCCTGTGGACACGGCAACACACAACAATACAGTCATGACAACCAGGCGTCGCCAAAGGTTTGATCCTTTGATACGCATAGGGCAAAACTCCTGTTGTGGTGAGGATGGTGAATGCTTAAGAACTATGGTGAGGCATCAGACGATGACGGGCATTCGCCCGCCATTAACGTGTGGTAATAGTTATCACCTCCCTTCAATCCCTGTGGTCGGCATCACTTCAGCAGAATCATCTTACGGGACTCCGTCCGACCGTCAATGCTGAGTTGGTAGAAATAGACTCCGGAGGCATGCTCTCGCGCCTCCCATCTCACCTCGTGGTGTCCCGACGACTGGGGACCATTGACAAGAGTCGTGACCCGCTGTCCGAGCGTATTGTAGATAGTCAACTTGACGGCTGCGCGACGGTTCAGGTCATAGCTGATCGTGGTAGCGGGGTTGAATGGGTTAGGATAGTTCTGGTTTAGCGTAAAGAGCCAGGGGAGTTCCGCCGGGTCGCCGGCGGGCGCATCCGTAATGTCGCTCCAGTCGTAGATGAGTAAGCCGTACTCGTTGGAGATATACACATGTTGGTCGTCGACGGTCACACCGGTGGTCCAGTGGGGAGTTGGAACAGAAGTGCTGATGCGTGGCGTATATGGATCGGACACGTCAAATATGGTCACGCCATCATAGCCGTTGGCAACGTACAGGAACGGAAACCGGACTGTATAGTCAAGAGTTGCGTATGAGTGAATCCCCCCGATCTCAGCCGGTTGTGCTGGGTCAGTGTGAATATCATAAATAACGACTCCCCCCCATGTCGCGACGTAGAGATAGCCGTTTTGCACTATCGTTTCGCCTGCCCACCAGTCATCGTCAAAGTATGGCAATAGCACGGGGCGGGATGGATCGGTTATGTCGACCACCGCTATTCCTGCATAGACGTCCCCGATATAGGCATAATTGCCATTCAGGGCTATTCCACCTGCATCATTTCGAGTCCTTAATGTTCCAGTGACCTTGGGATTGACAGGATCGGAAATATCGATCACATACAGTCCGGCCTGCCCACATGTGGCGTAGGCAAGATTACCCTGTACCACGACTTTCAAGCACTCCCCACCGGTGGGCAGGCTGCTTAAGAGGCACGGTTGGTCAGGATCGGCCACATTCACGACCTCCAGCCAGCCGACCGCAAGGTAAAGCAGGGTGTCAGCAAGATAACCTGCTGTGGCTGTCCCTGTTGTATAGTAGGTCCCGCGCACGGCCGGGATATCCGGATTGATCAGATCAACCACAGTGAGATCGGCGCTGGTGTCATCCGACCCCTCATTGCCGTAATACAGGGCATACGCAAAGCGACCACCAGGCACTACGGCGGTGAC encodes:
- the hypA gene encoding hydrogenase maturation nickel metallochaperone HypA, which translates into the protein MHELAVADNIVNAVLAEMQRRGLSSVATVAVRVGALTDIVPDALEFGFEILTRETALAATKLKIDRIPCQGRCRDCGKDFEVQECVFVCPHCQSCDIQMTRGNELDIAYIEVDDGS
- a CDS encoding S9 family peptidase; amino-acid sequence: MNSPRMRRVCLLLAAALLTAAVAFAQPTPPVAKIIPKVDTSFGDIRTDNYYWLREKTSPDVISYLEAENAYTDSVMKHTDPLQKKLYDEMLGRIKETDLTVPVKHDDYYYYSRTEEGKPYSIYCRKYKSLDSAEQVILDVNELAKGHDYLAVGVLDVSPNHQMLAYAYDTAGSERLALRFKDLKTGVVLPEVIGNTTYETSWSTDNKTLFYVTLDDAARAYKLWRHTLGEDPAKDVLVYHEPDSAFSVGITLSKDKAFLLMRLTSLVSSEVRYVAADKPAGEFRTIEPRRPQVEYEVEHIDKRFIIRTNDNALNFRLVEAPEKNPSRNSWKDILPHRDSVLVEGMDLFKEYLVVFERRNGLPQLRVSRWKDGNLHYVQFDEPVYNFYPMGNPDFNSHIVRYNYTSLVTPSSVYDYDMTARTRELKKQQEVLGGYDPTQYQSERLFAPAPDGKLVPISLVYKKGLERDGNNPMLLYGYGAYGISSDPNFSSNRLSLFDRGFIYAIAHVRGGSELGRQWYEDGKLLHKKNGFTDFIACADYLISQKYTSEEKLAISGGSAGGLLMGAVTVMRPDLFAVVVADVPFVDVINTMLDESLPLTVEEFEEWGNPKVEEYYRYMRSYSPYDNTVPKVYPALLATGGLNDPRVSYWEPSKWVARLRSVKTDSNRLLLKINMEAGHGGLSGRYGRLKEIAFEYAFIFDILGIRR
- a CDS encoding S8 family serine peptidase produces the protein MRIKGSNLWRRLVVMTVLLCVAVSTGAASGLAPGSNFVRDKAERLKSWRSSVPPAIPQSALNLLRLSDEIGMIVLPAATRLPLEMSKVWFRPNINPVAPESYVLANIVDSAVVSGQVVAPVDSGLLAEAVIDSVMLVQFFSLDIVWLGKTWADATPDDTFTVFTEEGVFFRDLSRHYHIGFSGTATPEDAIESLLGVNGVQEAFQIGIPASSSEEPEPEHEPRCQYRNDSTVNQYYLFPYDSGGVNAFGAWDLVCEGISDNKEVVIGIDDDGFGTNPAYHPDIRYNISPKSSAAFNSTYNHGTAVAGVCGATASETAVPALGKISTVPDGRGIVGVSPRTKMVLRDHGHTRYVSDLKYLIDSCDVDILNFSWGLWPFDNRDLHILLERAFYQKEIALIAGAGNCGLGVDCPRVVYPAAYPFVLAVSGSARDPYDHHPIRAGENWGAWLDMVAPSVDVLSTGGYAKFPSDTIPANYGYSRRNGTSMSAAITSGVAALMKTANPALSAATLYDILTQTAKPLEGYDPGWNAATGWGIADAREAALRVINRAHCDSLPGDANGDCYVNWADALQVIRFLHFGVPLPEPNNADVNADCQVDISDLQALIDYAVYGAGILLYGCVESEGRVEQSKTPSSTPVLNAAFPNPFNPSTEIGFELPTASHVRLEVFNVLGQHVATLVDGPMESGRHSVAWDGSNAASGIYLYRFQTGSFVMSRKMLLVK
- the thpR gene encoding RNA 2',3'-cyclic phosphodiesterase, with product MYRLFVAVDLPEDVKQHLGAISCGVPGARWMEPAQLHLTIRFIGEVDGGVFRDILDSLREVQAHAFDLTLKGVGFFPPRGVPETIWVGVEKSEPLKLLRSRVEAALARAGVDRDSRKFAPHVAIARLKEPHVGRVAGYLTEYGLFRVEPFQVAAFTLYSSSLSSSGAIHQVEEEYPLNGKRN
- a CDS encoding glutathione peroxidase, which gives rise to MSANDYRTIPFKTITGHDSSLAAFKGKVVLVVNVASECGYTPQYEGLQKLYQTYKDKGLVVVGFPANNFGAQEPGTNEQILNFCQTKYHVTFPMMAKISVKGTDKHPLFQYLTEQSPIEGEIKWNFSKFLLDKDGNLVARFDSAVKPDAPELTSRIESLL
- a CDS encoding ferritin encodes the protein MMISQKVAARLNEQVKHEFYSSWAYMAMAYSFETMGLPIFAKWFYRQAGEEREHAEKIARYLLDQGAEVVLTALPEPKTKYTTAQEIIEAALEHEKLVTRQIHEIAELALAEKDQATYHFNGWFVGEQVEEVASVMEILNMVKLASTPGQLLQLEGRIYQMMEK
- a CDS encoding secondary thiamine-phosphate synthase enzyme YjbQ is translated as MKSLRKELWFNIPSRRGFVNITPDVRKAIAESGVREGIVLVNAMHITASVFINDDESGLHQDYDKWLEKLAPHEPVSGYRHNDTGEDNADAHMKRQIMGREVVVAITDGQLDFGPWEQIFYGEFDGRRRKRALIKIIGD
- a CDS encoding T9SS type A sorting domain-containing protein; this encodes MRTIGITLLVALIVAESISSTLAADISVTYRSSTLWSGITGIVVHDTTLVCSTVNGLLLLNVTDPVHPRYVSELYLSPGTTRKVRVRGDKAYIAAESLLYVVDISNVACPRVAGTRLLRDRSRALDVVDTLAYVGYSGTHSGLQILDVSKPASIVEVGALHVADSNMYAYSVKVLGSFAYCSMDASIWVIDISDPTSPVKISSLQQFDPGGLPYIPVDFEQGPQDTLLLVANLSGFWPAAISAFSVINIADPYNPALSGSIELDGYVWQLALADSIAMMSNGRRGVPLINIADPAHPDTVSRYGMMQGYYEFYFSGAVAVKDTLMYVSDFGPQGDAEYAALRSRSQPAAATGEQYISPSVDLHVVNIADPANPTRIGGYTFPPSVTAVVPGGRFAYALYYGNEGSDDTSADLTVVDLINPDIPAVRGTYYTTGTATAGYLADTLLYLAVGWLEVVNVADPDQPCLLSSLPTGGECLKVVVQGNLAYATCGQAGLYVIDISDPVNPKVTGTLRTRNDAGGIALNGNYAYIGDVYAGIAVVDITDPSRPVLLPYFDDDWWAGETIVQNGYLYVATWGGVVIYDIHTDPAQPAEIGGIHSYATLDYTVRFPFLYVANGYDGVTIFDVSDPYTPRISTSVPTPHWTTGVTVDDQHVYISNEYGLLIYDWSDITDAPAGDPAELPWLFTLNQNYPNPFNPATTISYDLNRRAAVKLTIYNTLGQRVTTLVNGPQSSGHHEVRWEAREHASGVYFYQLSIDGRTESRKMILLK